Within Methanocellales archaeon, the genomic segment AGTATCTCTCTCAGTTTGTCCAGCTTTGATCTTGAATTCAGGGCTATCATCCTGGCTCTATGTCTCGCCAACAAAGCCTCTCTTGCCTTGATATCTCTTCCTGTTCTCATGACGAAATACCGGAAATCCCTGGGAGTTCTCAAAACAATGTTGTGTGTGCGAAGATAGTTAGTATAGATATGATGTTGTTTTTCGTACTCTTCTACTTCTTCAGGTGTTAACTCAGTCTTAACCCTTTTTAGCGTGTAGTTGGAAAGGTGTTTTCCGGCAAGCTTTTCTACAGACATCTCAAAGACTTTCCCTCCAACTAATTTTGTCAGCTTTTCATGCAAACCATCCTCTCTCTCATAGGTTGCCGTCAGCCCCAGTCTATAAGGGGCAGCATACATCTCAGCTATTTGCATGTAGCCAGACGATGGGAGGTGATGAACCTCATCGAACACCATGAAATAGAACTTGTTGCCAAGCTCCTCTGCCCTTAGGTAGGCGGTATCATATGTGGCAACGGTGATTGGTCTTAGGATATGCTCTCCCCCGCCATAAACCCCAATTTCTATGTTAAACTCTTCAGACAGCTTGGTACGCCACTGATCGACTAAGTCCAGAGTGGGTACGACAACCAGCGTGGGCATGCTTAATCCTGCCATGGCTTCTATTGCGAGAACGGTTTTTCCTGCCCCGGTCGGCAGAACTATGACCCCATTTCTCCCGGCGTCAATCCATGTCTTGAGCGCATCCCTTTGGTAGTCTCTTAATTTTAGGTTGCTTGACAATGCGGGGCAAGGAATCAAATCCAAAACGTCATCTAAGAACTCAATGTCTGACCTCCTAAGATAATCGATAACGTTCCTGTAGTGCATGGCCAGTGCTCTGTATGTATTAGAACGAGAATCCCAGTATGAGTTTGGAATTCTCATGCCGCCTATGATTAATATGGTTCCTTTATCGTAATTTAGTTGAATCATATTCCCCACACACACTGCGCACACATCAAAAAATCACAAATTCATTTTTCGTGTTATTCCTTGGTTGAGAGTTTCCATTTACAGTATATTTTGTAAAAAAACGGATGTTTGGCGTCTGAATAATTCATTCTCAATTTCACAATCAATAAATAGTTCCCCCCTACCGGTCGGTCACATCACCTCAGCTCATCTCCGCGGCGCCATACCTTTTCCTATCCTTTAACTCCTGCTGTTTAGCAGCATTCCATCCGCTGACGGCTTGGAGGTAACCAGTTACCCTTGACAGATGCTCGACGTTCTTAGAAGAGCAATTGGGGCATTCATCGAGCAGCCCAGAAGCGACATGAAAATCATCCATACATACGGTCATGTCCTTCGTAAATGCAAAATAGCCTGCTTGCGTATTTTTAGCAATATTCATGGCAAGAGCTTTCAAACCTCTCGGGTCAGGAGCGGCCTCGCCCATGAATATATGAAGAATATTGCCCCCATCCACGATTGGGAAGAACGTATGCTCGATTTTTATCCTATCGATGAGAGAGATGCTCGCTCCTGGAAAAACATGGATCCCGTTGGTATAGTAGATTGGTAGGTCTCTCGTCTCTTTCGCCAGAGATTTTGCATTCTTCTGATCGCCTTTGACGACATTGGCCGCCAAAGGTGCGAACTCATCGTGCAGGATATCTGCTACTGCAAACTTTTGCGCACATGATTCTGCTGGCGTTCTTGCTAATACGATATTCATGTTGTGTTTTTGGCTCAGCTCCTTGGCATAGAGGTCCATTTCTGTCATCGCCCTGATGGCGAGTTTCTTCGCATCTGGGGATTCATGCAATTGCATGCCAAGATGGTGCTGAACCATCTCATTGATTCCAACAACGCCAATGATGTAAACCAGATCGGATATATAAGCGGCTATGTCTCCTTTTTCACCGGTAATGGGGTCCTTTGGCCTTTGTGTGACAAAAGGCATCCTGTTATTCCTGATGATGATGTCCATCCACCTTTTCTTTACCTTGAAAAGCTCTACAGAGACATCCATCAGCCGTTTCAGCTCCTTATACAAGCGCTTATCATCATGTTCTGCCCTAAAAGCGGCTCTAGGACAATTGACCGAAACGACCTGCCATCCGCCCATGGAGAAGTGCCTGCCGTTTTTGAAAAGAAGCTTACTCTCAAATTCCTCGTCATCTGGTGATGATGAAAATTGATAGGCGCAGCACTGATAACATGAAATACCCTTTCCTGCGCCCCTGTATTCCGGTAGCTGGTTGTCAAAGTAGGGGGTGCCAAATTTGGCTGCCAGCTCAAAAGCAAGATCATATAACTCATCATAGGTTGGTAGTTCTGGATGTGTTCTGTTAAACTCCTCGTCTTCAACCATGAAATCTGGCTCGATGGAGATCTCAGGCTTTGGGAAGTTGAACGGCTTGCCCCAGTAATCCCCTTGGAGCATGACATTCATCAAAGCTTTGAAAGCCATGCGCACTTCCCGTTCAAACTCGCCGTAGGTCCTCAGTGGGGCATGCTCCCCGTTCCATATTTTCCCTTTATATACCACGGGCTTGTCCCTCCATATCTTGGGAACTCCAGGCGTTAGCTGCACGCTGCTGAAAACCAGTTGCCCCCCCCTGGCCACCATCATCTGAGTCATTTCGTATACGAACATCTGCATAAGCTGCTCGATTTCATCATAGCTCAGCCCCTCAAAATAGGGCGCTATGAAGGTTAGGAAATTGTAGAACCCCTGACCTCCTGCAAAGTTCGTCTGCGCGCTGCCCAGCGCTTTGACGGCATGTAATACAGCTACCTCTGCCTTTTTCGCTGGACCTGCAACGCTTGCTTTCGTTCCTGAGCCATCTGGCATCAAACCATAATAAAAAAAGTATCGCAAATCCCAGTCTTGACAAAAGCTTCTCGTGCCCAGATACTCTAAATCATGAATATGGATGTCCCCCTTTATATGTGCGTCAGCTAACCGTGGTGGAAGTGATAAAAGATATTGCTCCTTGGATATCTTGTCGGCCTTCTTCTTATGAGAAGTCTCTGCATTATCCTGTAGGTTTGCATTCTCATTCGATTCAAAACCATCGCCCACGTCAATCATGTGCGCATCATATACAGGTGTACCTACGCGCGTGGAAATATTTCGCCACTCAATATGATGATCCTCCAGCAGTATGACGTTTACAATTTCCCTTACCAAGGGACCGGACAGAAATTCCACGCCCATGTATCTTATCCGTTTTTCTGCCTCCTTTGCAACTTTCGTAGCCGTCTCCTCGTCGATTGGAGGGATACCATAGAACTTCTCAGCAAGTTTGCTCTCCCTCAGCAGTTGCCTCACTATTGCTCCCCTGTCCCACTTTAGCATATGCCCATCGGATGTTCTTACACTGGGCATCACTTCTGCAGGAAAACCTTCCAGAGTGGTTTGTATCAATCTGCGTGTCTGATCACTACCTATCTTTATACTACCCATCTTACTGCTCATCTCTATGCCACTTATCTCTATGCTCATTTCTATCTATCCCCTCTCTATTTCAGTCTTATCTTACCTTAACATCTCTAAGACTTTCTCACGCCTTACACCATTTTCGTCAAACAAATCTTTTGATGTAATGAAAGAGTCATCTATCTGCAGCACCGGTGCACTTATGGTGAAGACCTCTCTCATCCTCAACTCTGTCAGTGCTTCAGGAGTGGCCATGTCCATCTCTTCGTATTCTATGCTATAGGATTTTAGCAGGCTCTTTAGCTGCTCACATCTTGGGCACGTCTTAGTGGTATAAACTTTCACTTCAGAAATCATTCAATTCAAAAATCATATAATTTCTCTATTTAAAATGCTTTTTCACATCACCTCTGGTAAAGATATACCATCATCTGGTAAAGAACTTTGAAAAGAGATTTATCACATCTGGTAACAAAGGGAAAAGTTTATTCACTTTTATTGAGAACCAAAATAGGGTATGAATTTGGAGCAAAAGTTGTGTGAGACTTTGACCGGCATGTTAAAAGAACAGCAGCTCTCGATCAGCGCCATATCCCGTCTGCTCAAAAAAGGTGGATGTGATCAGCACAGGTTGATTCTGACCGGCTATCTGAGAGCTCTGAGAGACATAGGTCACTTGATCGAGGAAGACGTGCCTCCATCCAAGGTTTACTCTTATAATAGCAAGCGCGATAGAGATATCTACTCCCTCGTTGGGGAGCGGATCGCTAGCGTAGACGCAAACAAACGCTTTGCTGTAGGGGTTTGTGTGCTTCAGCATCTTTTCAATAGGCCCTGCTTCAAGCAAGAGTTGAAGTTGATTGGGCTGACACCTACGAGCACAGAATGGACCCAAGAATCCAAGGACCCAAACGTGAGGAAATACAGGGAGCTGATGGATGGCCTCAACATTTTATCGGATGAACCCGCCTATGAGTTTGTTGACAAAAAGGATAATCCCATAACAGAGATCGGAGCAGAGGTCCTTGCAGGCATAATTCGAGAGATTATGGACCTCAGTGGTCTTTATTTAAGGTACCAACAGATGAAGTTGATAGTATGATCAGGACGTTTATTGCGGTAGATCTATCTAACGAGATTAAGGAAAGGATAAAGGACATCCATCAACAGTTTGTTGGTTATGCTGTAAGATCGGTCGATCCTGACTTGGCCCACATCACAATCAAGTTTTTGGGAGATATACCTGAGGACAAAGTCGGGCCGATCAAGGATGCGCTTGGTAGGATACATTGCTCTCCTTTTGACATCGACATCGAGGGCATAGGAGTCTTTCCTAACCTGGGTTATATCCGCATAATTTGGGTTAGCGCCAAAGGTGATTTTAAAGAGTTACATCAAGGGGTGGAGGCAGCGCTGAATCCCTTGGGGTTCCCTCCTGACAATAGGAAGTTTACGGCTCATGCAACGTTGGCCAGGGTAAAAAATATACCTAAAGAACAGAAAAAATCCTTGGCCAGCAAGATATCGCAACTGTCGGACGCCAAGCTTGGAAGGATGAAGGTCGATTGTATCAGGTTTAAGAAAAGCACGTTGACGCCAAAAGGCCCCATCTATGACACCTTGCACGAAGTGAGATTGTGATCGCTGACATCTGCGCTCAGGTTCTGGATAGAATTACACCTAGCGAGAGCGATGAAAAAGCCTTGGATGAGTTGACCGTTCGCATAATCGCTCATATCGATCGGGTTGCTGACGAACTTAATATAGATGCTCATGGGTTACTGGTCGGCTCAGTTGCGAGAGACACGTGGATAGTCGGGGAAAAAGATGTCGACATATTCATAACCTTTCCGGAGGAAATTTCGCGCGAGGATCTTGAGTCTATCGGACTTCAGATAGCCAAGAAAGTTGCGACTGACCATGAGGAGCGATATGCTGAGCACCCGTATATTCGCGCGTTATATGGCGGTTATAATGTCGACATAGTCCCCTGCTTCAGGGTCTCCGACCCTTCATCGATCAAGTCTGCCGTGGACCGGACGCCCTTTCATAACAAATACCTGCGAACAAGGATCAAGGGGCTTGAGGGTCAGGTGCGCCTGCTCAAACAGTTCATGAAAGGCGTTGGGGTCTATGGGTCTGAACTCCGCACAAAAGGTTTTTCCGGGTATCTATGCGAATTGCTGGTCCTGAAATATGGGTCTTTCCTGGGCGTGCTCGAAAGCGCAAGTGACTGGAAGAGAGGAGTTGTCATCGATTTGGAAGGTCACGGGACGCTCCGGCATGAGGATCCGCTAGTAATCATCGATCCTGTCGATCCTTCCAGGAACGTTGCTGCAGCGGTTTCACTGGACAATTTTTGCATGTTTATCGATGCATCTCGCGAGTTTCTCAAAGAGCCGAGCATCAATTTCTTTTTTCCCCCACCAATGGAGCCTATTACTGACGACGAGATCGCCAAAGAAATTCAGGCCAGGAAAACCGACTTGTTTGCCATCGTATTCCAGACGCCCAACGTTGTAGAGGACATCCTCTATCCGCAGTTATACAAGGCGGTTAAGTCGGTGGAAGAACTGCTCCATAGGAATGACTTCAGGGTGTTTAGAGGCGATATCTGGTCGGGCGCGCAGTCTGTTATCCTACTGGAGATGGAAGTGGCCAAGCTGCCGAACATTAAAAAGCACATTGGTCCGCCGGTTGAGTCCTCGGTCCACTCAGAGAAATTTAAAGCGAAGTATGCCAACCCATACATAAAAGATGGGAGATACGTCGCAGAAATCCCCAGGAAGTATACGAAGGCAAAGGATTTGCTGCTCTCCCAATTGAATACGTGCGGCTTGGGAAAGAATGTATCTGAGGCGATTGGAACTGGTTATAAAGTGCTAAAGAACAGGCAGATCGCCCAAATAGAGGATAGGGAATTCAGGATTTTTCTGAGGAAGTTTTTCAAAAGCTGAGGGGTTGGGATTGGTGGCAAACGAACTAACAAAAAAGAATGAGATTTGATTATAATTAGTAAGTTATTTATTAAAAGCATCTATAAACTACTAGCATGCAAACACCAGAAATTTTAATTGATGGTGCTTCATGGATTCTGACGATAATTATCGTGGCTCTTTTACCAAGTATATTCATAAAATATGATCCCTTTTCAGGAAGGTTTAAACTGTTTGGTAAGTACGCAAAAACGTTTTATGCATTTTTGCTATTCAGCTTAGATTTAATAATTTATGATTTGCACGGGCAGGCTTTAAGGGCGTTTTTTAAAGAACAATTAGGTCAGTATACTATTACCGAGTTCATTGGGGCTGTCTTTATCTTATTGGTAGTACTTTACTTCATTTTTAAAAAGAAATACATTAAAGGACCAAGGAGAAGATAACATAAACCATCCCCATTTTTCAGTTTCAGTATGAGACTAACAGCTATCCTATCTTGTAAGTGACCGAAATGCTCGCGCTAAGCTCCACCGTTCCGGGCTCTATGCTCGTTTTAGGGGCAGCAGCAGGGGCAGGAACAGGCATCTGCTCTGCCACACTCCTGTAAACAGGGCTGTAACCCACATATCCTTCCGATATCTGTACTATCTCGCCGAGCTTCACTCCGGCGCCAGCTGCCATTGATTTCGCCTTTGTACTTGCCGACTCTGCGGCGAACTTCAAAGCGCTTGCGCGCAGTTCAGCCTCCTTTTCATCGCTCAGGCCAAAAGATATGCCGCCGACATCATTGGCTCCGGCCCTTACAGCCACATCTATGTATTCTCCAACCGAGTCTATGCTGGTTGTCTTTATGGTGAGGCTGTGCGTTGCGGTGTAGCCCACAATCTCGTTGATGCCGCCGGAGTAGTTGTACATTGGGCGAACGCTGTAGCTTGATCTCACTATCTCCGACGTTTTCAGGCCCTCATTCAAGAGTGCTTTTTTAACGGAATCCATCTTCACCGCATTTTCATCTTGAGCATCAATTGCTGTTCTTGCTTGGGTCTCCACTTCAATGTTAAAGTTCGCTTCGTCTGGACTCGCGTAGAGTGTATACGATCCCGTCACAGTCAGGGTTTCCTGTGTTGATTGTGTTATGATCACGTCACCTATGTTTGTCGTTTTAATGCTAGCGCTGTAAACCGCTACTAGTGCGATTACCACAATCGCCGCCACCAGAATTGCGTTTAGATTAAGGTTTTCCTTCATTTTTCTCCCAAGAGATATGGCATTTATAGCTTAAATATCTTTTTTAGATTTTTAGGAATATCCCTGAAATATGTATACTTCTAAGAATTGCGCCAATCATACGTGACTTTCACGATTTTTGTCATATCATATATCCCAATATTCTGCCTGTACCCCTCTTACCTCTCGAACTCGGTTCCTAACTTGATCAGACAACTCATCTTTTGGTATCTGCTTAGGCTCGTTTATGTCCATATTTAGATCTCCTAAAGAGTTGAGAATCGATAAAACCGAATAGGGCAGTCCTGCCAAATCATATCCTCCCTCCAGCGCTGCAACGATTCGGCCCTTACATGCGTGGCTGGCTATCATTTTCACTATATTGGTGAGCAATCCAAACCCTTTTGCTGTCAGATTCATCCTTCCCAATGGGTCTGCAAAATGCGTATCCTCTCCCGCAGAAATCAGTACGAAATCCGGCTTGAATTCAGTTGAGATGGGTGCTAAGACCTCATTGAAAACATAGATATACCCTATGTCACCTGTCCCAGCTGGCAGCGGGACGTTCACCGTGAATCCTTCTCCGTCGCCAATGCCAACTTCTCCTATGGCCCCTGTTCCAGGATAAAGTGGGCTTTGATGGGTTGAGAAATACAATACCGAGGAATCATCGTAAAAGATGT encodes:
- a CDS encoding histone deacetylase gives rise to the protein MSKTGIVYHEDYLKHDTGDHPESKNRLIAIMRLLEETGTLEKLTDIPPQKATIDQVKYVHSTSYIKELQSRCQKGIDRLDLDTRISSESYDVALLAAGGVLSAVDRVIECLDNAFALVRPPGHHADSNLGGGFCLFNNIAIATRHAQLCHHLDKVLIVDWDVHHGNGTQNIFYDDSSVLYFSTHQSPLYPGTGAIGEVGIGDGEGFTVNVPLPAGTGDIGYIYVFNEVLAPISTEFKPDFVLISAGEDTHFADPLGRMNLTAKGFGLLTNIVKMIASHACKGRIVAALEGGYDLAGLPYSVLSILNSLGDLNMDINEPKQIPKDELSDQVRNRVREVRGVQAEYWDI
- the cca gene encoding CCA tRNA nucleotidyltransferase, whose product is MIADICAQVLDRITPSESDEKALDELTVRIIAHIDRVADELNIDAHGLLVGSVARDTWIVGEKDVDIFITFPEEISREDLESIGLQIAKKVATDHEERYAEHPYIRALYGGYNVDIVPCFRVSDPSSIKSAVDRTPFHNKYLRTRIKGLEGQVRLLKQFMKGVGVYGSELRTKGFSGYLCELLVLKYGSFLGVLESASDWKRGVVIDLEGHGTLRHEDPLVIIDPVDPSRNVAAAVSLDNFCMFIDASREFLKEPSINFFFPPPMEPITDDEIAKEIQARKTDLFAIVFQTPNVVEDILYPQLYKAVKSVEELLHRNDFRVFRGDIWSGAQSVILLEMEVAKLPNIKKHIGPPVESSVHSEKFKAKYANPYIKDGRYVAEIPRKYTKAKDLLLSQLNTCGLGKNVSEAIGTGYKVLKNRQIAQIEDREFRIFLRKFFKS
- the thpR gene encoding RNA 2',3'-cyclic phosphodiesterase, which codes for MIRTFIAVDLSNEIKERIKDIHQQFVGYAVRSVDPDLAHITIKFLGDIPEDKVGPIKDALGRIHCSPFDIDIEGIGVFPNLGYIRIIWVSAKGDFKELHQGVEAALNPLGFPPDNRKFTAHATLARVKNIPKEQKKSLASKISQLSDAKLGRMKVDCIRFKKSTLTPKGPIYDTLHEVRL
- a CDS encoding SIMPL domain-containing protein (The SIMPL domain is named for its presence in mouse protein SIMPL (signalling molecule that associates with mouse pelle-like kinase). Bacterial member BP26, from Brucella, was shown to assemble into a channel-like structure, while YggE from E. coli has been associated with resistance to oxidative stress.); the protein is MTGSYTLYASPDEANFNIEVETQARTAIDAQDENAVKMDSVKKALLNEGLKTSEIVRSSYSVRPMYNYSGGINEIVGYTATHSLTIKTTSIDSVGEYIDVAVRAGANDVGGISFGLSDEKEAELRASALKFAAESASTKAKSMAAGAGVKLGEIVQISEGYVGYSPVYRSVAEQMPVPAPAAAPKTSIEPGTVELSASISVTYKIG
- the nrdD gene encoding anaerobic ribonucleoside-triphosphate reductase; this translates as MSIEISGIEMSSKMGSIKIGSDQTRRLIQTTLEGFPAEVMPSVRTSDGHMLKWDRGAIVRQLLRESKLAEKFYGIPPIDEETATKVAKEAEKRIRYMGVEFLSGPLVREIVNVILLEDHHIEWRNISTRVGTPVYDAHMIDVGDGFESNENANLQDNAETSHKKKADKISKEQYLLSLPPRLADAHIKGDIHIHDLEYLGTRSFCQDWDLRYFFYYGLMPDGSGTKASVAGPAKKAEVAVLHAVKALGSAQTNFAGGQGFYNFLTFIAPYFEGLSYDEIEQLMQMFVYEMTQMMVARGGQLVFSSVQLTPGVPKIWRDKPVVYKGKIWNGEHAPLRTYGEFEREVRMAFKALMNVMLQGDYWGKPFNFPKPEISIEPDFMVEDEEFNRTHPELPTYDELYDLAFELAAKFGTPYFDNQLPEYRGAGKGISCYQCCAYQFSSSPDDEEFESKLLFKNGRHFSMGGWQVVSVNCPRAAFRAEHDDKRLYKELKRLMDVSVELFKVKKRWMDIIIRNNRMPFVTQRPKDPITGEKGDIAAYISDLVYIIGVVGINEMVQHHLGMQLHESPDAKKLAIRAMTEMDLYAKELSQKHNMNIVLARTPAESCAQKFAVADILHDEFAPLAANVVKGDQKNAKSLAKETRDLPIYYTNGIHVFPGASISLIDRIKIEHTFFPIVDGGNILHIFMGEAAPDPRGLKALAMNIAKNTQAGYFAFTKDMTVCMDDFHVASGLLDECPNCSSKNVEHLSRVTGYLQAVSGWNAAKQQELKDRKRYGAAEMS
- a CDS encoding glutaredoxin domain-containing protein, with translation MISEVKVYTTKTCPRCEQLKSLLKSYSIEYEEMDMATPEALTELRMREVFTISAPVLQIDDSFITSKDLFDENGVRREKVLEMLR
- a CDS encoding DEAD/DEAH box helicase family protein, with protein sequence MIQLNYDKGTILIIGGMRIPNSYWDSRSNTYRALAMHYRNVIDYLRRSDIEFLDDVLDLIPCPALSSNLKLRDYQRDALKTWIDAGRNGVIVLPTGAGKTVLAIEAMAGLSMPTLVVVPTLDLVDQWRTKLSEEFNIEIGVYGGGEHILRPITVATYDTAYLRAEELGNKFYFMVFDEVHHLPSSGYMQIAEMYAAPYRLGLTATYEREDGLHEKLTKLVGGKVFEMSVEKLAGKHLSNYTLKRVKTELTPEEVEEYEKQHHIYTNYLRTHNIVLRTPRDFRYFVMRTGRDIKAREALLARHRARMIALNSRSKLDKLREILEKHHSDRILIFTEHNLLVQEISKRFLIPSITHKTPRDERTEILDNFRSEKYRVIVTSKVLDEGIDVPEANVAIVLSGSGSSREFIQRLGRILRKKEGKSAIMYEVVSRKTSEVGTSRKRRTGLGANASI